A section of the Callithrix jacchus isolate 240 chromosome 14, calJac240_pri, whole genome shotgun sequence genome encodes:
- the DCTN1 gene encoding dynactin subunit 1 isoform X10: MAQSKRHMYSRTSSGSRMSAEASARPLRVGSRVEVIGKGHRGTVAYVGATLFATGKWVGVILDEAKGKNDGTVQGRKYFTCDEGHGIFVRQSQIQVFEDGADTTSPETPDSSASKVLKREGTDTTAKTSKLPTRPASTGAAGASSSLGPSGSASAGELSSSEPSTPAQTPLAAPIIPTPALTSPGAAPPLPSPSKEEEGLRAQVRDLEEKLETLRLKRAEDKAKLKELEKHKIQLEQVQEWKSKMQEQQADLQRRLKEARKEAKEALEAKERYMEEMADTADAIEMATLDKEMAEERAESLQQEVEALKERVDELTTDLEILKAEIEEKGSDGAASSYQLKQLEEQNARLKDALVRMRDLSSSEKQEHVKLQKLMEKKNQELEVVRQQRERLQEELSQAESTIDELKEQVDAALGAEEMVEMLTDRNLNLEEKVRELRETVGDLEAMNEMNDELQENARETELELREQLDMAGARVREAQKRVEAAQETVADYQQTIKKYRQLTAHLQDVNRELTNQQEASVERQQQPPPETFDFKIKFAETKAHAKAIEMELRQMEVAQANRHMSLLTAFMPDSFLRPGGDHDCVLVLLLMPRLICKAELIRKQAQEKFELSENCSERPGLRGAAGEQLSFAAGLVYSLSLLQATLHRYEHALSQCNVDVYKKVGSLYPEMSAHERSLDFLIELLHKDQLDETVNVEPLTKAIKYYQHLYSIHLAEQSEDCTMQLADHIKFTQSALDCMSVEVGRLRAFLQGGQEATDIALLLRDLETSCSDIRQFCKKIRRRMPGTDAPGIPAALAFGPQVSDTLLDCRKHLTWVVAVLQEVAAAAAQLIAPLAENEGLPVAALEELAFKASEQIYGTPSSSPYECLRQSCKILISTMNKLATAMQEGEYDAERPPSKPPPVELRAAALRAEITDAEGLGLKLEDRETVIKELKKSLKIKGEELSEANVRLSLLEKKLDSAAKDADERIEKVQTRLEETQALLRKKEKEFEETMDALQADIDQLEAEKAELKQRLNSQSKRTIEGLRGPPPSGIATLVSGIAGGGVPGQAPGSVPGPGLVKDSPLLLQQISAMRLHISQLQHENTILKGSQMKASLASLPPLHVAKLSHEGPSSELAAGALYRKTSQLLETLNQLSTHTHVVDITRTSPAAKSPSAQLMEQVAQLKSLSDTIEKLKDEVLKETVSQRPGAMVPTDFATFPSSAFLRAKEEQQDDTVYMGKVTFSCAAGLGQRHRLVLTQEQLHQLHSRLIS, translated from the exons ATGGCACAGAGCAAGAGGCACATGTACAGCCGG ACGTCCAGCGGCAGCAGGATGAGTGCAGAGGCAAGCGCCCGGCCTCTGCGGGTGGGTTCCCGTGTAGAGGTGATTGGAAAAGGCCACCGAGGCACTGTGGCCTATGTTGGAGCCACACTTTTTGCCACTGGCAAATGGGTAGGCGTGATTCTGGATGAAGCAAAGGGCAAAAATGATGGAACTGTCCAAGGCAGGAAGTACTTTACTTGTGATGAAGGGCATGGCATCTTTGTGCGCCAATCCCAG ATCCAGGTATTCGAAGATGGAGCGGATACTACTTCCCCAGAGACACCGGATTCTTCTGCATCAAAAGTCCTCAAAAGAG AGGGAACTGATACAACtgcaaagaccagcaaactg CCCACCCGCCCAGCCAGCACTGGGGCGGCTGGGGCCAGTAGCTCCCTGGGCCCCTCTGGCTCAGCGTCAGCAGGTGAACTGAGCAGCAGTGAGCCTAGCACCCCTGCTCAGACTCCACTGGCAGCACCCATCATCCCCACGCCGGCCCTCACTTCTCCTGGAGCAGCACCCCCACTTCCTTCTCCCTCCAAG gaggaggagggactAAGGGCCCAGGTGCGGGACCTGGAGGAAAAACTAGAGACCCTGAGACTGAAACGGGCAGAAGACAAAGCAAAGCTTAAAGAGCTGGAGAAACACAAAATCCAGCTGGAGCAGGTGCAGGAATGGAAGAGCAAAATGCAGGAGCAGCAGGCAGACCTGCAGCGGCGCCTCAAGGAGGCGAGGAAG GAAGCCAAGGAGGCACTGGAGGCAAAGGAACGCTATATGGAGGAGATGGCTGATACTGCTGATGCCATTGAGATGGCCACTCTGGACAAGGAGATGGCTGAAGAGCGGGCTGAGTCCCTGCAGCAGGAGGTGGAGGCGCTGAAGGAGCGGGTGGACGAGCTCACCACTGACTTAGAGATCCTCAAGGCTGAGATTGAAGAGAAGG GCTCAGATGGCGCTGCATCCAGTTATCAGCTCAAGCAGCTTGAGGAGCAGAACGCCCGCCTGAAGGACGCCCTGGTGAG GATGCGGGATCTTTCTTCCTCGGAGAAGCAGGAGCATGTGAAACTCCAGAAGCTCATGGAAAAGAAGAACCAAGAGCTGGAAGTTGTGAGGCAACAGCGGGAGCGTCTGCAGGAGGAGCTGAGCCAAGCAGAGAGCACCATTGATGAGCTCAAGGAGCAG GTGGATGCTGCTCTGGGTGCTGAGGAGATGGTAGAGATGCTGACAGATCGGAATCTGAATCTGGAAGAGAAAGTGCGAGAGTTGAGGGAGACTGTGGGAGACTTG GAAGCGATGAATGAAATGAACGATGAGCTTCAGGAGAATGCACGTGAGACAGAACTGGAGCTGCGGGAGCAGCTGGACATGGCGGGTGCGCGGGTACGTGAGGCCCAGAAGCGTGTGGAGGCAGCCCAGGAGACAGTTGCAGACTACCAGCAGACGATTAAGAAGTACCGCCAGCTGACTGCCcatctacag GATGTGAATCGGGAACTGACAAACCAGCAGGAAGCATCTGTGGAGAGGCAACAACAGCCACCTCCAGAGACCTTTGACTTCAAAATCAAGTTTGCTGAGACCAAGGCCCATGCCAAG GCAATTGAGATGGAATTGAGACAGATGGAGGTGGCTCAGGCCAACCGACACATGTCCCTGCTGACAGCCTTCATGCCTGACAGCTTCCTTCGGCCAGGTGGGGACCATGACTGCGTTCTGGTGCTGCTGCTCATGCCTCGTCTCATTTGCAAG GCAGAGCTGATCCGGAAGCAGGCCCAGGAGAAGTTTGAACTAAGTGAGAACTGTTCAGAGCGGCCCGGATTGCGAGGAGCTGCTGGAGAGCAACTCAGCTTTGCTGCTGGACTGGTATACTCGCTGAGCCTGCTGCAGGCCACACTACACCGCTATGAGCA TGCCCTCTCTCAGTGCAATGTGGATGTGTATAAGAAAGTGGGCAGCCTCTACCCTGAGATGAGTGCCCATGAGCGCTCCTTGGATTTTCTCATTGAACTGCTGCACAAGGATCAACTGGATGAGACTGTCAATGTGGAGCCTCTCACCAAGGCCATCAAGTACTATCAG CATCTGTACAGCATCCACCTTGCCGAACAGTCTGAGGACTGTACTATGCAGCTGGCTGACCACATTAAG TTCACGCAGAGTGCTTTGGACTGCATGAGCGTGGAAGTAGGACGGCTGCGTGCCTTCTTGCAG GGTGGACAGGAGGCTACAGATATTGCCCTCCTGCTCCGGGATCTGGAAACTTCATGTAGTGACATCCGCCAATTCTGCAAGAAGATCCGAAGACGAATGCCGGGGACAGATGCTCCTGGGATCCCAGCTGCACTGGCCTTTGGACCACAG GTATCTGACACACTCCTAGACTGCAGGAAGCACTTGACGTGGGTTGTGGCTGTGCTGCAGGAAGTGGCAGCTGCTGCTGCCCAGCTCATTGCCCCGCTGGCAGAGAATGAGGGGCTACCTGTGGCTGCCCTGGAGGAACTGGCTTTCAAAGCAAGCGAGCAG ATCTATGGGACCCCCTCCAGCAGCCCCTATGAGTGTCTGCGCCAGTCATGCAAGATCCTCATCAGTACCATGAACAAGCTGGCCACAGCCATGCAGGAGGGGGAGTATGATGCAGAGCGGCCCCCCAGCAAG CCTCCACCAGTTGAGTTGCGGGCTGCCGCCCTTCGTGCAGAGATCACAGATGCTGAAGGCCTGGGTTTGAAGCTCGAAGATCGAGAGACAGTTATTAAGGAGTTGAAGAAGTCACTCAAAATTAAG GGAGAGGAGCTAAGTGAGGCCAATGTGCGGCTGAGCCTCCTGGAGAAGAAGCTGGACAGTGCTGCCAAGGATGCAGATGAGCGCATCGAGAAGGTCCAGACTCGGCTGGAAGAGACCCAGGCACTGCTGCGGAAGAAGGAGAA AGAGTTTGAGGAAACAATGGATGCGCTCCAGGCTGACATTGACCAGCTGGAGGCAGAGAAGGCAGAACTAAAGCAGCGGCTGAACAGCCAGTCCAAGCGCACGATTGAGGGACTCCGGGGCCCTCCTCCTTCAGGCATTGCTACTCTGGTCTCTGGCATTGCTGGTG GAGGCGTCCCTGGGCAGGCTCCAGGGTctgtgccaggcccagggctgGTGAAGGACTCACCACTGCTGCTCCAGCAGATCTCTGCCATGAGGCTGCACATTTCCCAACTCCAGCATGAGAACACCATCCTCAAG GGATCCCAGATGAAGGCATCCTTGGCATCCCTGCCGCCTCTGCATGTTGCAAAGCTGTCCCATGAGGGCCCTAGCAGTGAGTTAGCAGCTGGAGCGCTGTATCGTAAGACCAGCCAGCTGCTGGAGACGTTGAATCAATtgagcacacacacgcacgtagTAGACATCACTCGCACCAGCCCTG CTGCCAAGAGCCCGTCGGCTCAGCTTATGGAGCAAGTGGCTCAGCTTAAGTCCCTGAGTGACACCATCGAGAAGCTCAAG GATGAGGTCCTCAAAGAGACAGTATCTCAGCGCCCTGGAGCCATGGTACCCACTGACTTTGCCACCTTCCCTTCATCAGCCTTCCTCAGG GCCAAGGAGGAGCAGCAGGATGACACAGTCTACATGGGCAAAGTGACCTTCTCGTGTGCGGCTGGTCTTGGACAGCGACACCGGCTGGTGCTGACCCAGGAGCAGCTGCACCAGCTCCACAGTCGCCTCATCTCCTAA
- the DCTN1 gene encoding dynactin subunit 1 isoform X4 codes for MAQSKRHMYSRTSSGSRMSAEASARPLRVGSRVEVIGKGHRGTVAYVGATLFATGKWVGVILDEAKGKNDGTVQGRKYFTCDEGHGIFVRQSQIQVFEDGADTTSPETPDSSASKVLKREGTDTTAKTSKLTTTRRPKPTRPASTGAAGASSSLGPSGSASAGELSSSEPSTPAQTPLAAPIIPTPALTSPGAAPPLPSPSKEEEGLRAQVRDLEEKLETLRLKRAEDKAKLKELEKHKIQLEQVQEWKSKMQEQQADLQRRLKEARKEAKEALEAKERYMEEMADTADAIEMATLDKEMAEERAESLQQEVEALKERVDELTTDLEILKAEIEEKGSDGAASSYQLKQLEEQNARLKDALVRMRDLSSSEKQEHVKLQKLMEKKNQELEVVRQQRERLQEELSQAESTIDELKEQVDAALGAEEMVEMLTDRNLNLEEKVRELRETVGDLEAMNEMNDELQENARETELELREQLDMAGARVREAQKRVEAAQETVADYQQTIKKYRQLTAHLQDVNRELTNQQEASVERQQQPPPETFDFKIKFAETKAHAKAIEMELRQMEVAQANRHMSLLTAFMPDSFLRPGGDHDCVLVLLLMPRLICKAELIRKQAQEKFELSENCSERPGLRGAAGEQLSFAAGLVYSLSLLQATLHRYEHALSQCNVDVYKKVGSLYPEMSAHERSLDFLIELLHKDQLDETVNVEPLTKAIKYYQHLYSIHLAEQSEDCTMQLADHIKFTQSALDCMSVEVGRLRAFLQGGQEATDIALLLRDLETSCSDIRQFCKKIRRRMPGTDAPGIPAALAFGPQVSDTLLDCRKHLTWVVAVLQEVAAAAAQLIAPLAENEGLPVAALEELAFKASEQIYGTPSSSPYECLRQSCKILISTMNKLATAMQEGEYDAERPPSKPPPVELRAAALRAEITDAEGLGLKLEDRETVIKELKKSLKIKGEELSEANVRLSLLEKKLDSAAKDADERIEKVQTRLEETQALLRKKEKEFEETMDALQADIDQLEAEKAELKQRLNSQSKRTIEGLRGPPPSGIATLVSGIAGEEQQRGGVPGQAPGSVPGPGLVKDSPLLLQQISAMRLHISQLQHENTILKGSQMKASLASLPPLHVAKLSHEGPSSELAAGALYRKTSQLLETLNQLSTHTHVVDITRTSPAAKSPSAQLMEQVAQLKSLSDTIEKLKDEVLKETVSQRPGAMVPTDFATFPSSAFLRAKEEQQDDTVYMGKVTFSCAAGLGQRHRLVLTQEQLHQLHSRLIS; via the exons ATGGCACAGAGCAAGAGGCACATGTACAGCCGG ACGTCCAGCGGCAGCAGGATGAGTGCAGAGGCAAGCGCCCGGCCTCTGCGGGTGGGTTCCCGTGTAGAGGTGATTGGAAAAGGCCACCGAGGCACTGTGGCCTATGTTGGAGCCACACTTTTTGCCACTGGCAAATGGGTAGGCGTGATTCTGGATGAAGCAAAGGGCAAAAATGATGGAACTGTCCAAGGCAGGAAGTACTTTACTTGTGATGAAGGGCATGGCATCTTTGTGCGCCAATCCCAG ATCCAGGTATTCGAAGATGGAGCGGATACTACTTCCCCAGAGACACCGGATTCTTCTGCATCAAAAGTCCTCAAAAGAG AGGGAACTGATACAACtgcaaagaccagcaaactg ACCACAACTCGGCGGCCCAAG CCCACCCGCCCAGCCAGCACTGGGGCGGCTGGGGCCAGTAGCTCCCTGGGCCCCTCTGGCTCAGCGTCAGCAGGTGAACTGAGCAGCAGTGAGCCTAGCACCCCTGCTCAGACTCCACTGGCAGCACCCATCATCCCCACGCCGGCCCTCACTTCTCCTGGAGCAGCACCCCCACTTCCTTCTCCCTCCAAG gaggaggagggactAAGGGCCCAGGTGCGGGACCTGGAGGAAAAACTAGAGACCCTGAGACTGAAACGGGCAGAAGACAAAGCAAAGCTTAAAGAGCTGGAGAAACACAAAATCCAGCTGGAGCAGGTGCAGGAATGGAAGAGCAAAATGCAGGAGCAGCAGGCAGACCTGCAGCGGCGCCTCAAGGAGGCGAGGAAG GAAGCCAAGGAGGCACTGGAGGCAAAGGAACGCTATATGGAGGAGATGGCTGATACTGCTGATGCCATTGAGATGGCCACTCTGGACAAGGAGATGGCTGAAGAGCGGGCTGAGTCCCTGCAGCAGGAGGTGGAGGCGCTGAAGGAGCGGGTGGACGAGCTCACCACTGACTTAGAGATCCTCAAGGCTGAGATTGAAGAGAAGG GCTCAGATGGCGCTGCATCCAGTTATCAGCTCAAGCAGCTTGAGGAGCAGAACGCCCGCCTGAAGGACGCCCTGGTGAG GATGCGGGATCTTTCTTCCTCGGAGAAGCAGGAGCATGTGAAACTCCAGAAGCTCATGGAAAAGAAGAACCAAGAGCTGGAAGTTGTGAGGCAACAGCGGGAGCGTCTGCAGGAGGAGCTGAGCCAAGCAGAGAGCACCATTGATGAGCTCAAGGAGCAG GTGGATGCTGCTCTGGGTGCTGAGGAGATGGTAGAGATGCTGACAGATCGGAATCTGAATCTGGAAGAGAAAGTGCGAGAGTTGAGGGAGACTGTGGGAGACTTG GAAGCGATGAATGAAATGAACGATGAGCTTCAGGAGAATGCACGTGAGACAGAACTGGAGCTGCGGGAGCAGCTGGACATGGCGGGTGCGCGGGTACGTGAGGCCCAGAAGCGTGTGGAGGCAGCCCAGGAGACAGTTGCAGACTACCAGCAGACGATTAAGAAGTACCGCCAGCTGACTGCCcatctacag GATGTGAATCGGGAACTGACAAACCAGCAGGAAGCATCTGTGGAGAGGCAACAACAGCCACCTCCAGAGACCTTTGACTTCAAAATCAAGTTTGCTGAGACCAAGGCCCATGCCAAG GCAATTGAGATGGAATTGAGACAGATGGAGGTGGCTCAGGCCAACCGACACATGTCCCTGCTGACAGCCTTCATGCCTGACAGCTTCCTTCGGCCAGGTGGGGACCATGACTGCGTTCTGGTGCTGCTGCTCATGCCTCGTCTCATTTGCAAG GCAGAGCTGATCCGGAAGCAGGCCCAGGAGAAGTTTGAACTAAGTGAGAACTGTTCAGAGCGGCCCGGATTGCGAGGAGCTGCTGGAGAGCAACTCAGCTTTGCTGCTGGACTGGTATACTCGCTGAGCCTGCTGCAGGCCACACTACACCGCTATGAGCA TGCCCTCTCTCAGTGCAATGTGGATGTGTATAAGAAAGTGGGCAGCCTCTACCCTGAGATGAGTGCCCATGAGCGCTCCTTGGATTTTCTCATTGAACTGCTGCACAAGGATCAACTGGATGAGACTGTCAATGTGGAGCCTCTCACCAAGGCCATCAAGTACTATCAG CATCTGTACAGCATCCACCTTGCCGAACAGTCTGAGGACTGTACTATGCAGCTGGCTGACCACATTAAG TTCACGCAGAGTGCTTTGGACTGCATGAGCGTGGAAGTAGGACGGCTGCGTGCCTTCTTGCAG GGTGGACAGGAGGCTACAGATATTGCCCTCCTGCTCCGGGATCTGGAAACTTCATGTAGTGACATCCGCCAATTCTGCAAGAAGATCCGAAGACGAATGCCGGGGACAGATGCTCCTGGGATCCCAGCTGCACTGGCCTTTGGACCACAG GTATCTGACACACTCCTAGACTGCAGGAAGCACTTGACGTGGGTTGTGGCTGTGCTGCAGGAAGTGGCAGCTGCTGCTGCCCAGCTCATTGCCCCGCTGGCAGAGAATGAGGGGCTACCTGTGGCTGCCCTGGAGGAACTGGCTTTCAAAGCAAGCGAGCAG ATCTATGGGACCCCCTCCAGCAGCCCCTATGAGTGTCTGCGCCAGTCATGCAAGATCCTCATCAGTACCATGAACAAGCTGGCCACAGCCATGCAGGAGGGGGAGTATGATGCAGAGCGGCCCCCCAGCAAG CCTCCACCAGTTGAGTTGCGGGCTGCCGCCCTTCGTGCAGAGATCACAGATGCTGAAGGCCTGGGTTTGAAGCTCGAAGATCGAGAGACAGTTATTAAGGAGTTGAAGAAGTCACTCAAAATTAAG GGAGAGGAGCTAAGTGAGGCCAATGTGCGGCTGAGCCTCCTGGAGAAGAAGCTGGACAGTGCTGCCAAGGATGCAGATGAGCGCATCGAGAAGGTCCAGACTCGGCTGGAAGAGACCCAGGCACTGCTGCGGAAGAAGGAGAA AGAGTTTGAGGAAACAATGGATGCGCTCCAGGCTGACATTGACCAGCTGGAGGCAGAGAAGGCAGAACTAAAGCAGCGGCTGAACAGCCAGTCCAAGCGCACGATTGAGGGACTCCGGGGCCCTCCTCCTTCAGGCATTGCTACTCTGGTCTCTGGCATTGCTGGTG AAGAACAGCAGCGAG GAGGCGTCCCTGGGCAGGCTCCAGGGTctgtgccaggcccagggctgGTGAAGGACTCACCACTGCTGCTCCAGCAGATCTCTGCCATGAGGCTGCACATTTCCCAACTCCAGCATGAGAACACCATCCTCAAG GGATCCCAGATGAAGGCATCCTTGGCATCCCTGCCGCCTCTGCATGTTGCAAAGCTGTCCCATGAGGGCCCTAGCAGTGAGTTAGCAGCTGGAGCGCTGTATCGTAAGACCAGCCAGCTGCTGGAGACGTTGAATCAATtgagcacacacacgcacgtagTAGACATCACTCGCACCAGCCCTG CTGCCAAGAGCCCGTCGGCTCAGCTTATGGAGCAAGTGGCTCAGCTTAAGTCCCTGAGTGACACCATCGAGAAGCTCAAG GATGAGGTCCTCAAAGAGACAGTATCTCAGCGCCCTGGAGCCATGGTACCCACTGACTTTGCCACCTTCCCTTCATCAGCCTTCCTCAGG GCCAAGGAGGAGCAGCAGGATGACACAGTCTACATGGGCAAAGTGACCTTCTCGTGTGCGGCTGGTCTTGGACAGCGACACCGGCTGGTGCTGACCCAGGAGCAGCTGCACCAGCTCCACAGTCGCCTCATCTCCTAA